The genomic segment AAAGTGTTGCCCGGTGTAAAGAGGCTGACCAATCAGTTGCGGAAGTATTTCAAATCGTTTCTGCTGCTGGAGCATGGGCCTCCCCGAAAAGAAGAGGAGGCTGTTCCCCCGTTTATAGTGGTGACTGATTGGGAATTATATTTTGAAAAGGTGTTCGATGCGGTGTACAAAGACCGGATGATTACCCAAATTACTTTGTGGGATTTGAGCATCCATCTGTATAGTATTACGCAGACTGATATCGCACATTCCACCTTCTACTCAAATATGAGTGAAGCGCATGCAGCGTATCGTAAACAGCATAAATTTCACGAATCGGGGTTTATCAGAAAGCCTCGCGGTAGTAACAAAAAAAAGTCCAAAACAAAATAGTATAGTTATGCGGGTTTGCGCCCGTTAACTAATTGAGAATAACTGCCTTTCCATACATTTACAATTATTTTTATAACATTTCTTGTGGTCTGATTTGCTATTTGTAGGTTCGCAGCCGTTAACGGAAGTGTCTGTTACTGTTCTCGCTTTTTCTTCATGCTGGTACGAAAGTACGCCTTTTTATTCTTTTTTATTTTAATATATAGGATAGGGTTTGAGGCGTTTGTGGCGGTGGTGGTGCGGCAGGTGGCTGTACTTTCCGCATGGTCGCTGGCCTTACAGGGCGCTTTCTTGTGCTGAATGTGGCGGGTAGACGGTGTAGGCTGGTTAACGCAAACATTTTATTAACCAATAAATTTAAATTAGTATTATGGACAACTGTGTTGATGATTATCTTCCTTATCTGCGGATTTCCCGCGAGTTACTATCTGTTATTCTTGCTAGGCCTACGCCCCGTAACCGTAAGGACCGGGTTTATGCGCTCATGCAGTTGCGTGCCAATTACCGCGACGGGGTGATGTTGTGCCAGGGTGTGGTATTCGATTGCCTGAGGGGGCAGCTTATTTCAACCCGCGAGGAGATTGCCCGGCAGCTGGGGGTAGATCGTAGTGCGGTGGGGAAGGATATCGCCCTGCTGGAGGCGGAGAATAAGATTGTGTGCCGGCGGCTGGAGTATAGTGTTACCTGTTTTACGGTGGTGGAGTATGATACGCTGCAGCAGGGTAAGCCGCGCCGGTGGATGAAGCCGGTTTCGGGTGACGGTGAGCCGGAGGAGGAGTTGGACAGACCGGCGGTGCGCTATTATGATCGTGCGGAAAGGAGACCGGACGATGAGTGAGCGGAAGGGGCAGTTGCGGGTGGTGCCGGTGCCGTCGTACCACGATATGGGTCCGGCGGAGCGGAACGAGTTGTTTGTAGTGGCGGCGGTATTGCTGCGTACGGATGTGATGGACGAGGTGAGCGGGGTGCTGACTTCCGATATGTTTCTGGATCCGAACCTGGCATTGGCCTTCAGGGCTATCGAACAGGTGTATGCCCGGGGGGTGCTGGTGGATCTGCAGACGGTGGATACGGAGATGTTTCGCCTGGATGAGGTGCATGCGACTCGCCTCCAGGGGATTTCCGGTCTGAAGGAGGGGCTGCGCATGGTGCGGGAGGTGAGCAACGTGATGGTGTATGCCGCGGAGGTGGTGCGTTTTTACCGGTTGCGGTGCCTGCAGGCTTTGGGGGAGTCGCTGGCGATGAAGGCGAATTTGATGGATGGGGATCCGGATGCTTTGATGGAGGAGTTGGAGCGGGAGCTGATGGTCTTGCGCCTGAAGTGTGTGAATGGCGATATGGGGGTGCCGATGGAGGTGGCGGGCCGCAAAGTGCTGGATTATTTCAAGGAGTTGAAGGCGTCTGGCGAGCTGCCTGTGGGTTGCCCCACGGGGGTGAAGGGCCTGGACGAGCTGATGGGAGGGGTGCGTCCTTGCGAACTGATGTTTTTGGCGGCCCGGCCGGGGGATGGTAAAACGGCCATGGGGTTGCACATGGCTTTGGCGTGTGCCCGGGCGGGGTTGCCTGCCTTGTTTGTTACCATGGAGATGAGCGACGAGGAGCTGGTGAAGCGGATGTTCGCCAAGTTGGGTGATATTTCGCCGGACAGCATGCGCCTGTATGGTCCCTCGCTGAAGGAGCTACGCGAGATGGAACGGGTTACGGAGGAGGTGATGCCGGGATTGCCGCTGCGCTTTTTGTTTGCTCCGTCTATTACGCTGGAGCAGCTGCGGGCAAAGGTGCTGATGGCGGTGAAACGGGGGGAGTGTAAGGTGTTGTTTGTGGATTATATTCATCTGATGCAGTTGCCTAAGGGGATGGAGGCGAATCCGGTGGGTGGTCTTGGGGTGCTGGCAAATGGCTTGAAGTCGCTGGCGATGCAGGCGAAGATTCCGCTGATTAGCATGGCGCAGATGAGTAGGAAGATTGAGGAGAGGGGGCCGGCGGCGGTTCCGTTGTCGTCCGATATGAGGGATTCGGGGATTCTGGAGCAGGCGGCGGACATCATTTTGTTTATCCGTAAGCCGGGAAAGAAGGATAACCGGGCGAAGTTGCGGGAGGGGACGTTCTTTCTCACCAAAATGAGGAACGGGGGGACCGGGGAAGTGGATTTTAGGTATTCTATCGGGTTTACTTCTTTTGAAGAGGTTTCTTCCTGTTAGAAGAAATTTCTTCTAATTATACTATTTTTCTATTCCGTTTTCTGTTTTCCCAAAGGTTGGGGTTACCACTTTTTCTTTTCCTTGATGAAAAGAAAAAGTTCGCAAAAAGAAAAATCAAGACTGCGCCTGCGCGAGCTAAAACTGCCTTCTTCCGGCTGAACGGAAATAAACTCGCTGCGCTCAAACAGATTTCCGTTTTTATCGCCTGCAGATGTCAGTTTCTTTACGCTCGCTCCGACGAGGTCGGTCCTTTCCTCCTTCCTCTCCGGAATGCGCTGCGCTGTTCCTCCTTCCTCCTATCTCTTTACTTCCTTTCTTCTTCCTTATATATATGCTATATAATAATGTATACTCTATACTATATATAATGTATGGGGATGGGGTGGTTTTGATTTTGTGTAATTGTTTTGTAAAACTTAAATGATATTTATTTATGAGTGATTTGAAAAGTAGGGTGTTCATGGTGAAGGATTTTGTGAGGATCCAGGATTTGGTTGCGGAGTATACGGGGTTGGGTAAAGAACAGAATGGCAAGTTTATGGTGCGTTGCCCGTTTCATGGGGAAAATAATCCTTCCATGGTGGTAAGGATCCATAACAAGACCTTTAAGTGTTATGCGTGTGGTGTGTCTGGGGATGTATTCGGTTTCGTAATGGAGATGACGGGTTGCTCTTTCTACGAAGCGCTCACTTCCCTCGAAGTAAGAGCGGGCATATCGCCTCCTACTCAATACAATAGTTCTGCGAAGCCTTTCACTCCCAAATCCAAATCTGCTGCTAATGCGCTGCCTTCCAATTCTGGCGACTCTTCTTCTGGTCTTACAGCTTCTTTTGGTTCGGATTCATCCGCCAACTCAACTGCTGTTAAATCACCTACTGAAGTGATATCTTCCTCTTCTTCAGGTAGTTCTATTTCAGATTCTAATACTTCTGATGGCATTTCTGTTACCACGGCTTCTTCTGATGGGGCGACTTCTTCTCCATCTCCTTCTGGCAATCCCGCATCCGGTTCTTCTTCTAATGCTGGCGATGCCACGGCTCTAACTCCTGGTGGGGCTTCGGACGGGACGCTTTTTGGGTTTGGGGGTGTGAAAAAGGAGGTGAAAAAGGAGGAGGAGTTGTCGAGGGTGATGTTGATTGAGCTGAATACGGATTTTTTGAAGGTGTTGGGTGGGTATGATCCTCAGTGTGAGGGGCTGCTGAAGGTGTACGTGGATTTTGAGGTGGGGGTTTCGCCGTGGCATTGGAGCTACCGGGGAGATAAGTTGTTTAAGGGGATGTTGGACCGGGTGGTGTTTCCGCTGAGGGATGCCCAGGGGGTGTTGGTGGGGTTCTCGGCTCGCCATAAGTCGGCTTTGCCGCCTCCGGATGGTTGGGGGAAGGGGTGCCCAAAATATATTAACAGTGCGGGGAGTGCGTTGTTTAAGAAGCGGGAGTTGTTGTACGGGCTGCATCGTACGGCCAAGGCGATACGGTTGCGCGGGTTTGCCTTTCTTGTGGAGGGGTATAAGGATGTGCTGGCCATGGTGGCGGCAGGGTTTGGTAATACGGCGGGGCTGTGCGGACTGGAAATTACGGAGGGTCACCTGGATCTGCTGGCGGGGTTGTGTACCCGGGTGGTGCTGCTTACGGATGGCGACGTTCGGGGGCAGGCGGCAGTGCCGAAGTTTGAAGGTTTGCTTAAGGGTGCCGGCTTCGGGGTGCTTTCGCTTTCGCTGCCCGACGGGGAGGATCCCGACTCGCTGTTCCGCCAATTGGGTGCCGAGGGCTTGCGTACCTTAATAGAGTCGTTGCTTTGTCCCCCACGCCTTTTATCGCCTGTTTTACCTCCTTCCAACAGTATGTCCGAAGACTCTATTTTACTTTCTGTTTCCGACAAACTAATTTCACCCCTTCCCGAGTCCTATTTTAGGACCGAAGAGGTTGTTTTACCCTATATAAAGGAGATGAAACCATCTTTTGATGGGGTTGAATCTCTCCATGCGGAAGTGTCGGAACCTTCCCTTGCAGAGGCAAAATCCTCCTTTGATGGGATTGAATCTTCCCCCGCGGCTGTATCGGAAACCTCCCTTATGGATACAAAATCATCCTTTGATGGTACTGTGTCAGGCTCTCCGGAGGTGAAACCTTCAGGGTGTGATGCGGAAAATAGCGGGGTTCCGAATGCCGCAGGAGAGGATACGGCGGAGGTAGAGTCGGCAGCTGTTTCGGAAGAGGATTTGCTGATAAGGGATGTGGACAGTCTGGTGGCGTCGTTGGCCTATGTGGCCCGCCCAACAGAGAAACAGCGGATGATTGCCCGCCTCTCTACGCTGCGGGAACGGTTGGTGAAGGTCTCCGTCCTCTTGAACCGCCCGCCCTCGGTGTTGTAAAGAAGGGGCTCGCGCCCCTTTATTATAGTTTTTGTTGTAAAAGTATAATAAGAAATGGACTATTTTAAATTTTGATCTAAAATTAAAATAAGGAATAGAGGGAGCTCCTTTTGTATAATAATAGCTTGGATTTGCAAAAGTGGTTCGAATTTATGTATTTACCCTCTCAGTTTTCATGAATACCTGTTGGCAATGGGTCAGAAGCCATTGCTCGACTTATTATTGAGCCGTGACTGGACGCTTATAAAAAGTTTTAGAGAAAAATTTATACAACAGCTGCGACTGTATTATTATATTGGTGGTATGCCGGAGGTGGTTCTTTCGTTTAGCGATAGAAATGATTTCAGGGAGGTTCGAGCCATTCAAAAACGTATTCTTTCTGCTTATGAGCAGGATTTTTCAAAGCATGCACCTAATGAGATCGTCCCACGTATCCGGATGTTGTGGAATTCCATTCCTGCTCAACTGGCCAAAGAGAATAAAAAATTTATATATGGGGCTGTTAAAGCTGGTTCAAGGGCGAAAGATTATGAACTGGCCTTGTCGTGGCTCATTGATTGTGGATTGATTCACAAAATTTGCAGGGCTTCCAAGCCGGGTATTCCGTTGAAGGCTTACGAGGATCCGGGTGCTTTTAAATTGTTTATTGTAGACGTAGGGTTACTTGGGGCCATGGGGGATATTGATGTGAAAACATTGCTTGAAGGGAATGTTATATTTGAGGAATTTAAAGGGGCCCTGACCGAACAATATGTGTTGCAACAATTAATGATGAAGGAAGATCTGGCTATTTATTACTGGACTTCGGGAACGTCGACGGCCGAATTGGATTTTATGATTCAATATGCTGGAAAGGTTGTGCCAATCGAGGTAAAGGCGGAAGAGAATCTGCAGGCCAAAAGCCTGAAAGCATTTTATCAGAGATACGCCCCGGATACTTCCATACGTACCTCCATGTCCGATTTCAGACAGGAAGAATGGCTGGTGAATATCCCGCTGTATGCAATCGGTACCTTGCCTGAAATTATATAAAGGGTGGGGGCTTCTTTAATATCTTTAAATCCTAGCTATATATTTTGAAAAAACTTATTGGGTATTAAAATATTATATTGTTGCTTCATAATTATTAGAAATAGCCTAAGTCACTTTTTAGTGGTTTAGGCTATTTCCTTTTACAAGGTTACTCCGGTTTTAAAGAGGGCTATTTCTTTGTATCCGTTTATTTCGTGTTTTAACATGGAGCCTTCTGCTACGGCCAGTACCTTTTTTGTAAATTGCTGCAACAGGGTATCCATGGGGGTTCCTTCCAATAAAATACCGGCATTAAAGTCGAGCCAGTTTTTTTTCTGATTGTATAATGCCGAATTGGTTGCTATTTTTATGGTGGGCACAAAGCTGCCGAACGGGGTACCTCTGCCGGTGGAGAACAGGATGAGCTGACAACCGGCAAAGGCCAGTGCCGAAGAGGATACCAGATCGTTGCCAGGCGAGTTGAGCAGGTTGAGTCCTTTTTTGGTTGCCGGTTGGGCGTATTGGAGTACATCGACTACGGCGGAGCAGCCTCCTTTTTGAGTGCATCCCAGTGATTTTTCTTCCAGGGTGGTAATGCCTCCGGCTTTGTTTCCCGGTGATGGGTTTTCATAAATGGGTTGGTTGTTTGCCCGGAAGTAGTCTTTGAAATCATTTATGAGGGATACCACCCGGTTGAATGTTTCGGTGTTTTGGGCCCGGTTCATTAAGATGGTTTCTGCACCGAACATTTCGGGTACTTCAGTCAGAATGGTGGTTCCCCCTTGCCCGATGAGCCAGTCGGAAAACCTTCCCTGCAGGGGGTTGGCAGTTATTCCGGAAAATCCGTCGCTGCCTCCGCATTTGAGTCCTACTTTGAGTAATGATATGGGCAGAGGCTGGCGGTGGTCTTTTTTCATTTCCAGCACCAGCTCTTTGAGGAGGGAAAGTCCCACCTCTATTTCGTCTTCCACCTCCTGGGCAATCAGAAAGCGAACGCGCGATTCGTCCCAGGTCTGCATTACTTTCTTAAAGGACGTCTGTTGGTTATTTTCGCAACCCAGACTTAACACCAGCACGCCTCCGGCGTTGGGGTGTTTGGCCAGTGCAGCCAGTCCCTTTTGCGTGTTAAGCAGATCGTCTCCCAGCTGTGAGCATCCGTAATTGTGGGTGTATACCCGTATATCGTCTATATGATTAGTGTCTGTCTCCTTTTTGAGGCGATCGATCATGGTTTGTGCAATACCATTTACGCATCCCACAGTAGGGATTATCCACAATTCGTTGCGAATACCCATCCTGCCGTCGGACCGGAGGTACCCGTTTACAGTGAGATTGCTTTCGGATACTTCCGTATTGTATGCTTCCTTCTGATACCTGTAGGTAAGGTTGTCGCTCAGGTTGGTTGCCAGGTTATGGGAGTGAATATGCTGTCCGGCTTGTATGTTGGAAAGCGCCTGTCCGATTGGGTATCCGTATTTGTAGATGTTGTTTCCCTTCGCAATGGCTTGGGAGGCAAACTTATGTCCGGCCGGGATATCTTCTTTTAGCGTGAATGACGAATTATCGCTTTGAATGAGGTGTCCGGCCGGTAAATTCCGGAGGGCTACCCATGCATTGTCGGCTTCGTGTATTTTTAGGAATGTATTCATTTCTGTCTGTTTTATTTATTCGATGATACGGTATAGTTCTTGTTCCGGACCGTGGGTCAGGATGTTTGCTGCAGCTGTGCCCACCTGTTCGATAAAACCTGGTATGGCGGTAAAATCGTTGCTCCAGACGGATCGGTTTTCAAGGATGTTTTTGATCCATAGCCCGGGTGTATCCGGATTGAATGTACTCCGGATAAAATGAACGGCATCTGCCGCATCATTGGGTTGAAAGCTGATACGGCTTTTTCCGCTGTACAATACCAGCAGTGAGGCAAGCGAAAAGGCACTGAGCGGAGCTATTTTCTTATATTTATCGTAGTAATCTTTTACCGTGGGATAGTTGCGTGTTTCCCATTTTGACAGGGAGTTAAGGGCAATGTCCTTCAGGTAATGATTGATGTAGGGATTGTAGAACCGTTCCAGTATCTGGGACGCATAATCGCACAATTGCTCTTGATTCTCCGGAATAATGGGAATGATTTCGCCAAAAACCAATTTACGGATATAGGAGCGGATAAGCGGATGCGAGATTGCCTCGCGTACGGACAGGCAGTTCAGTTGCAAGGCCAGAGATGCCATGGCCGTGTGTGAACCGTTCAATATACGTACTTTTCGCGTACGGATGGGATGGATATTATCTGTAAACACAACGTTTAGTCCGGCCCGGTGGAACGGAAGCAGCTCTTCTATCTGCGGATCTCCGGCGATGGCCCACAGATGGAAGTATTCGCCCTTTACTACCAGGTTATCGTCGTAACCCAGTTCCTCTTTAATTTCGTGGATGGAATCCGACGGAAACCCGGGAACGATTCGGTCTACCAGCGTGTCGTAAAAATAACAGCAGTTTGTAACCCATTGAATAAAGCTCGCCCCGAGGTTTTCTCTTTTTGCATGTGCCAGAACGTAGCTGCGAAGGGTAGATCCGTTGTCTTCTATCAGTTCGCAACAGATTATAGATAAACCACTGTTTGCGTTCCCTCCGAACTTTTTGAACCTTTTGTAAAGTAAGGCTGTAACTTTTGCCGGAAAGGTTTTAGGCGGACAAGCAGACAGGTCGTCCTGGTCGTCGTACCTGATGCCGGCTTCGGTGGTATTGGACAAAATTAATTTAAGATCCGGACTGAGTATCAGGTTCTCGTATGCGTTGTATTCCTTGTACGGGTTAAGAGCGGTCTGGATACAACTGATAAGGCGGTTTTCTTTAACCGGCTGTCCGTTTTTTATTCCTTGCAGGGTAACGTGATACAGGCCATCTTGTTGATTGAGCAAGTCGCTGATACCCTGTTCGATGGGCTGTACAACTGCTACGCCGTGCGCTGTTAGTCCGTCCGAATTTATTTTGTCGATCATCCAGTCGGCAAAGCCCCGTAAAAAATTGCCCTCGCCGAATTGGAGGATTGTTATGGGCAATGGCTTTCTGTTTGTTGTTGTCGAGTTTATCGCTTTCATGTTTATTTATTTGTAAAATGATTCTTATATTTGCATACAGACAGAGTTATAGCGTGAACCGAAAATTAATGTATTTTTAATGAAAAAACGTCCCCTACGTATAAAAGATATCGCAGAGATTCTCCAAATATCCGTTTCTACAGTTTCGCGTGCACTAAGGGATACCTACGATGTAAATCCGGAAACGAAGGAAAAGGTGCTTGCCTTGGCCAACCAGTTAAAATATAAACCCAATTTTAACGCGGCTGCTTTGGCATCGGGCAATACTAAAAATATTGGTGTCGTTATTCCTTTCATTACTAATTATTACTTTTCGACGGTTATTTCCGGTATCCAGGAGGAGGCTTATACGAACGGGTACAATATTATATTGCTGGTAACCAATGATAGTTCCGAAAGGGAACTTAGTATGATTAAAAATCTTTCCGTAACGAGCCTCGACGGTCTGCTTGTTTCAATCTCTTCCAATTCGGTAATGAGTAATCATTTTCAGGAATTGACAGAAGAGGGGGTGCCTTTGGTATTTTTCGACAGGGTACCGGATGATATAGTGGCATCCAAAGTATTGCAAGATGATTTTTCGGGGGCTTTTCAGGCTACAGAACATCTTATCTTACATGGCTATACTAAAATTGCCCATATTGCGGGAAGCGAACATCTGTCTTTTACCCAGAGACGATTGCAGGGCTATGTATCTGCACTCGAAAAATATGATTTACCTGTACGTAAAGAGTGGATTATCTATTCGGGTTTCTCGCAGCAATGCGGTGAATCCGATATGAATATCCTGCTGAACATGAAGGAGGTTCCCGATGCTGTTTTTGCTGTAAACGACCGAAAGGCTGTTGGGGCTATTCAGGCGTTGAAAAAGCGGCAGATAAAAGTTGGCAGCGAGTTTGGAGTGGTTGGTTTTACCAACGACCCGATTTCGACTATTATCGATCCGGCGTTGACAACGATGGAAGAGCCTGCCTTCGAAATCGGAAAAATGAGTTGCAGCCTTCTTATCAAGCACATTACAAATAAACATTTTCTTCCGAAGGAGATTGTTTTGCCCGGCCGACTGATTATCCGGGACTCTTGTTTGGGGGCCTCTTCATCGTTGATAGATTGATTTTCCGTTAATAATCGTTTCACAGATATTGATATCGTTGTCGAAAATAACCAGGTCGGCGTCTTTGCCGATGTCTATCGTTCCCTTGCTGTTTTCTATTCCGAGTATGCGTGCCGGTGTATGGGTAATCATGCGGACGGCTTCGGGAAGGGATACTCCGGCCTGACTGATCATGGTCCTCACCAACCTGTCTCCCGTGGCTACACTGCCGGCAAAGGAGCTGCGGTCCGGCAGTTTGGCCACTCCGTCTTCGATGATTACCGGTAGTCCGTTTGCTTTTCCGCCCAGTATACTGGGGCCTTCTGGCATTCCGGATCCCCGCATGGCATCGGTGGTTAAGGCAATGTGTCCGGCTCCTTTAATCTGATAGATAAGCCGGAGTAACGGAGCGGGCAGATGAACACCGTCCGCAATAATCTCCACATCCATATTTGGTAACAGATAGGCACTTTCCACTACTCCGGCATACCGGTAGGCATTCCGCCTGGTTACTCCGGTCATCCCGGAATATAGATGGGTAACAAGGCTGTATCCGTTTTCGAATGCCGTTACAACCTCTTCGTACACAGCTTCGGTGTGCGCAATAGACGCAATGATTCCCCGGTTTCGCAATACCTGTCCGAATTCGATGGCTCCCGGAAGCTCCGGTGCCACACTCCATCGTTTAATGGCATCGCATTTATTTAGAATTTCGCTATACTCCGCCGGATCCGGATTTCGCAAGTATCTGGGATCCTGTGCTCCCCGCTGGTTATAACAGAAATAGGGCCCTTCTAAATGGATCCCCAGAAATTCGGCCCCGTGGGTGTTGAGAATTTCCGCTTCTTTGTAGGTGTCGAACAGTTTATAGAGCTCTTCCTTCCCGCTGGTAAGCGTAGTTGGCATAAGCGAAGTGGTGCCGTGTTTTGCATGGGTTTCGGCTATTTTAAGAAATGCTTCAACCGTACCATCCATAAAATCGGCACCACCGCCTCCGTGCACGTGCATATCTATGAAGCCTGGCGCAACATAGTGGCCCCGGGCATCGATTGTCTGCGCTGCTTCTGCATCGGAGACGGTTTCGGTTATACGGGCTATCTTCCCTTCTTCAATCCACAGCGTTTTATGCTCCAGAATCTGGTGGGGAGTTACTAATTTCCCGTTGATAATTCTAACTGATGTTTTTTTCATACACTTTCATTTATCTGATCTGTTTTTGTTGCTAAGGTCCAAGTCCGTATTTTATACCCTTTGTGCGCATAGAATACCAGGTAAAGGTAGCAGGGTAACAAAACCCAATAGGCTTGTCTGGCATCTGTAATATCTGCCATTGCTCCGTATAGGAGTGGTAATAATGCATTTCCGCAAAGCCCCATAATAAGTAATCCGGCTCCTTGTTTGGTATATCTGCCCAGTCCGTCCAATGCCAGGGGCCAGATACCGGCCCAGATCAGCGCGTTGGGAAATCCCAGACAAACCACAAACCAAATGGAGATATCCACGTGATGATTGAGTAGAAAAGTGGGCCCAGAAGCAAATAAAATTAACAGGGTGAACAGGGTACCGGCAAGGGTACAGAACTGTAACATTCTGGTTTGCTTTATAAATTTGGGAATAAGAAATATACCTGCCAGGTAACCGACAATGGAGGCTGTTAAGGTATAGGACGGAAATGTTTTCGCTTCAATCAGGTTCAGTCCCATGGAGGAGGCATATCCGATAATTGTGTCGATGGCGATAACCTGCGTTCCCACATGCAGAAAGATGGCTAAAGCTCCCAACACCAGATGGGGAAACTGGAATATGGAGTGCTTTCCGGCATTGGCCTTGGATAATTCGTCCGATTCGTGCTCGGTATCAATTTCAGGCAAGGGTGAATACCGGATAAACAGCCCGATGAGGAATAGGATTACTCCCACAACAGCATAGGGCAGGATTACCCTGGCAACCAATTCATCTAAGGCTTCACTACGGCTTACGGTATCCATGTGGGGAATTGCTTCGAAAAGGGCACTGTCTGTAGGCCTTAAAATGGCTGCGGCAA from the Macellibacteroides fermentans genome contains:
- a CDS encoding sugar MFS transporter; the protein is MKKNTEKYNVESLTSRQTILSIGIIGMMFFIFGFVSWVNAILIPFFRIGCELSNFQSYLVTFSFYISYFVMSVPSAWILKTTGFKKGMMIGFWIMAAGAFLFIPAAMFRTYEIFLAGLFTLGTGLAILQTAANPYITILGPRERAAQRISIMGICNKGAGILAPLAFAAAILRPTDSALFEAIPHMDTVSRSEALDELVARVILPYAVVGVILFLIGLFIRYSPLPEIDTEHESDELSKANAGKHSIFQFPHLVLGALAIFLHVGTQVIAIDTIIGYASSMGLNLIEAKTFPSYTLTASIVGYLAGIFLIPKFIKQTRMLQFCTLAGTLFTLLILFASGPTFLLNHHVDISIWFVVCLGFPNALIWAGIWPLALDGLGRYTKQGAGLLIMGLCGNALLPLLYGAMADITDARQAYWVLLPCYLYLVFYAHKGYKIRTWTLATKTDQINESV